Proteins encoded together in one Microbacterium sp. zg-Y625 window:
- a CDS encoding SDR family NAD(P)-dependent oxidoreductase gives MGTTPLTGDSAIADWLADPAGNAILTDMLAQSGQTPEVFKPVKRLAIKRLVKLSRGSFTQEMLDELVRRVAAGEVPEGVVPAPAVADEADADTTPAVPLREWTERLDQGRFTGQTVIVTGAGSGIGRATASRVAREGGRVVAVDVSEERLAEFTAEHPGADIVTVVADITDDGGIARIVEAAGDTIDGLANVAGIMDDMTPIGDVTDAVWDRVMAINVTGTMKLTRAVIPTMLAQGGGSIVNTASEAALRGSAAGAAYTASKHAVVGLTKSTAFMYGPSGIRCNAVAPGATITNIEAKFASPLGAERVRAAMAILPDPAEADALAASITFLLSDDGVNINGVTLASDGGWSAA, from the coding sequence ATGGGCACCACCCCGCTCACCGGCGACTCTGCGATCGCCGATTGGCTGGCCGACCCGGCCGGCAACGCCATTCTCACCGACATGCTCGCGCAGAGCGGCCAGACGCCCGAGGTCTTCAAGCCGGTCAAGCGCCTGGCCATCAAGCGTCTCGTCAAGCTGAGCCGCGGCTCGTTCACCCAGGAGATGCTCGACGAGCTCGTCCGTCGCGTCGCCGCCGGTGAGGTGCCCGAGGGCGTCGTCCCCGCACCCGCCGTCGCGGATGAGGCAGACGCCGACACGACCCCGGCCGTGCCGCTGCGCGAGTGGACCGAGCGCCTCGACCAGGGCCGCTTCACCGGCCAGACCGTGATCGTCACCGGCGCGGGCTCCGGCATCGGCCGCGCCACGGCGTCGCGCGTCGCCCGTGAGGGCGGCCGTGTGGTCGCCGTCGACGTCAGCGAGGAGCGCCTGGCGGAGTTCACGGCCGAGCACCCCGGCGCCGACATCGTCACCGTCGTCGCCGACATCACCGACGACGGCGGCATCGCCCGCATCGTCGAGGCCGCCGGCGACACGATCGACGGCCTCGCCAACGTCGCGGGCATCATGGACGACATGACGCCCATCGGCGACGTCACCGACGCCGTCTGGGACCGCGTCATGGCCATCAACGTCACCGGCACGATGAAGCTCACCCGCGCGGTCATCCCGACCATGCTCGCGCAGGGCGGCGGCTCCATCGTCAACACCGCCTCCGAGGCGGCGCTGCGCGGCTCGGCCGCGGGCGCGGCCTACACCGCGTCGAAGCACGCCGTGGTGGGACTCACCAAGTCCACCGCGTTCATGTACGGTCCGAGCGGCATCCGCTGCAACGCCGTGGCCCCGGGCGCGACCATCACCAACATCGAGGCGAAATTCGCCTCGCCGCTGGGTGCTGAGCGCGTGCGTGCGGCGATGGCGATCCTCCCCGACCCCGCCGAGGCCGATGCCCTGGCGGCATCCATCACCTTCCTGCTGAGCGACGACGGCGTGAACATCAACGGCGTCACCCTCGCCAGCGACGGAGGATGGTCGGCAGCCTGA
- a CDS encoding APC family permease, with translation MADIREAHQAHDKLKRGITGPLLFVFILGDVLGAGIYALMGVLSAEVGDALWAPLLVALALALLTAGSYAELVTKYPRAGGAAVFAERAFKVKWLSFLVGFSMLAAGVVSAAGLALAFAGDYLTSFIDVPPTLAALVFLALVAALNARGIRESMRTNMVMTCIELSGLVIVIVAVAIMMGSGGGDVSRIGQFPTDTSPAIAVLGGAIIAYYSFVGFETSANIIEEVTAPSRVYPRALFGSLIVAGIVYVLVGLASAIALPAEDLQNSSGPLLDVVAATGVPIPEILFSLIALIAVANGALLTMIMASRLAFGMAEQGLLPSVLGKVLPKRRTPWVAIVATTAVAMVLALIGDLATLAETVVLLLLFVFLSTNIAVLVLRRETVDHDHFRVWSFVPVLGAASCILLLSQQSAQVWMFGIVLLAVGAVLYLAARVVRRRRADRGAVQD, from the coding sequence GTGGCAGACATCCGTGAAGCACACCAGGCTCACGACAAGCTCAAGCGGGGCATAACCGGACCGCTGCTGTTCGTCTTCATCCTGGGGGATGTGCTGGGCGCGGGAATCTACGCGCTCATGGGTGTGCTGTCGGCTGAGGTCGGCGACGCGCTGTGGGCGCCGTTGCTGGTCGCGCTGGCCCTCGCCCTGCTGACGGCGGGCTCCTACGCGGAACTGGTCACCAAATACCCCCGTGCGGGCGGGGCGGCGGTGTTCGCGGAGCGCGCGTTCAAGGTGAAATGGCTGTCGTTCCTGGTCGGCTTCAGCATGCTCGCTGCGGGCGTCGTGAGTGCGGCGGGACTGGCGCTGGCCTTCGCGGGCGACTACCTCACGTCGTTCATCGACGTGCCCCCCACGCTCGCCGCCCTGGTCTTCCTCGCCCTCGTCGCGGCGCTGAACGCGCGCGGCATCCGCGAATCGATGCGCACGAACATGGTGATGACGTGCATCGAGCTCAGCGGCCTCGTGATCGTGATCGTCGCCGTGGCGATCATGATGGGCTCCGGCGGGGGAGACGTCTCGCGCATCGGTCAGTTCCCGACCGACACCTCGCCCGCGATCGCCGTGCTCGGCGGTGCGATCATCGCCTACTACTCCTTCGTCGGGTTCGAGACGTCGGCGAACATCATCGAAGAGGTCACCGCCCCCTCGCGCGTCTACCCGCGGGCGCTGTTCGGCTCGCTCATCGTCGCGGGCATCGTGTACGTGCTGGTGGGCCTCGCCAGTGCCATCGCCCTTCCCGCCGAGGACCTGCAGAATTCCAGCGGGCCGCTGCTGGACGTCGTCGCGGCCACCGGCGTTCCGATCCCCGAGATCCTCTTCAGCCTCATCGCGCTCATCGCCGTCGCCAACGGCGCGCTGCTGACGATGATCATGGCCAGCCGCCTCGCCTTCGGGATGGCCGAGCAGGGGCTGCTGCCCTCGGTGCTGGGCAAGGTGCTCCCGAAGCGTCGCACGCCATGGGTCGCCATCGTCGCCACGACCGCGGTCGCGATGGTCCTCGCGCTCATCGGCGACCTCGCGACTTTGGCCGAAACGGTCGTGCTGCTGCTGCTGTTCGTCTTCCTCAGCACCAACATCGCGGTGCTCGTGCTCCGGCGCGAGACGGTCGACCACGATCACTTCCGGGTGTGGTCGTTCGTACCGGTGCTGGGAGCGGCATCCTGCATCCTGCTGCTCAGTCAGCAGAGCGCACAGGTGTGGATGTTCGGCATCGTCCTGCTGGCGGTGGGCGCCGTGCTCTACCTCGCCGCGCGCGTCGTCCGGCGCCGCCGGGCGGACCGGGGCGCGGTCCAGGACTGA
- a CDS encoding alpha/beta fold hydrolase yields MAYITVATENSADIELYYTDQGTGRPVVLIHGFPLNGESWGKQQAALLDAGFRVIAYDRRGFGASTKAGSGYDYDTFAADLHALMEELDLQDAALVGFSMGTGEVVRYLSRYGSGRVSQAALLGPLQPYLAITKDNPEGAAPEEYFRETSGAVRTDRYAFLTGFFHDFYNLDDTLGERISQEAVDASVAVANLAGNTAIIAAPLTWPTDFRADIAELSVPTLVLQGSADRILPIDATGRRLRELLPDATYVELEGAPHGLLWTHGDEVNETLLAFLNT; encoded by the coding sequence ATGGCCTACATCACCGTCGCGACCGAGAACTCGGCCGACATCGAGCTGTACTACACCGACCAGGGCACCGGGCGGCCGGTCGTGCTGATCCACGGCTTCCCGCTCAACGGTGAGTCGTGGGGCAAGCAGCAGGCCGCCCTGCTCGACGCCGGTTTCCGCGTCATCGCCTACGACCGCCGCGGGTTCGGGGCGTCGACGAAGGCGGGGTCCGGCTACGACTACGACACCTTCGCCGCCGACCTTCACGCCCTGATGGAGGAGCTCGACCTGCAGGATGCCGCGCTCGTCGGCTTCTCGATGGGCACCGGCGAAGTGGTGCGCTACCTCTCCCGCTACGGATCCGGCCGGGTGTCGCAGGCGGCGCTGCTGGGCCCGCTGCAGCCGTACCTCGCGATCACGAAGGACAACCCCGAGGGCGCCGCGCCGGAGGAGTACTTCCGGGAGACCTCGGGCGCCGTGCGCACCGACCGGTACGCCTTCCTCACCGGGTTCTTCCACGACTTCTACAACCTCGATGACACGCTCGGCGAGCGCATCTCGCAGGAGGCCGTCGACGCGAGTGTGGCCGTGGCGAACCTCGCCGGCAACACCGCCATCATCGCCGCGCCGCTGACGTGGCCGACCGACTTCCGCGCCGACATCGCGGAACTCTCGGTGCCGACCCTCGTGCTGCAGGGCAGCGCCGACCGCATCCTGCCGATCGACGCCACCGGCCGGCGACTGCGGGAACTGCTGCCGGATGCCACTTACGTCGAGCTCGAGGGCGCGCCGCACGGACTGCTGTGGACCCACGGCGACGAGGTCAACGAGACGCTGCTGGCGTTCCTCAACACCTGA
- a CDS encoding carboxylesterase/lipase family protein, with amino-acid sequence MAAPTLVTTDAGRVRGFWRTRGGFRSAAFLGIPYAAAPVGALRYAAPAPVVPWTGVRDATAYGATPHRFDDGLTLIPEPSIPGDETLNVNVFTPNPTHSGPGLPVLVYIHGGGFTSGSPASPWYDGAAFNRDGVVTVTVAYRLGFDGFGAIEGAPSNRGVRDWLAALEWVQRNIAAFGGDPARVTLAGQSAGGGAVLTLLGMPAAQHLFHAAVSFSGAIADVAPDRAARASRRLAALAGVAPTREGFTSVPEEELWKLQEAAGRPEDAGALTVVRELLHEGLPWGPLVDGELVPRPTVDALAAGIGADKPLLLGTTDDEFTMVTDGLRKVLRLLPPSLPLSLFLPRRSVRRAYLAANRSLRRRGTAATVGRYVTDRLFRSLVLRVADARVAAGGPAATWAYSFSWPSPTRRWALHCLDVPFWFDCLDAVGVADVAGPRPPRALTAALHGTAVAFVREGDPGWTPWSAQPGVTRVFGAPASAPDIITDGYAGARPLVS; translated from the coding sequence ATGGCCGCGCCGACCCTGGTCACCACCGATGCGGGACGCGTCCGGGGGTTCTGGCGCACCCGCGGGGGGTTCCGCTCGGCGGCCTTCCTCGGCATCCCGTATGCCGCAGCTCCCGTGGGGGCCCTCCGCTACGCCGCGCCCGCACCCGTCGTGCCGTGGACGGGCGTGCGGGATGCCACCGCGTACGGCGCCACGCCGCACCGGTTCGACGACGGGCTCACCCTCATCCCGGAGCCGTCGATCCCCGGTGACGAGACGCTGAACGTCAACGTCTTCACCCCGAACCCCACCCACAGCGGGCCGGGGCTGCCGGTGCTCGTGTACATCCACGGCGGGGGCTTCACCTCGGGATCGCCGGCGAGCCCTTGGTATGACGGCGCCGCCTTCAACCGCGACGGCGTGGTGACGGTCACCGTCGCCTACCGGCTGGGATTCGACGGCTTCGGGGCGATCGAGGGGGCGCCGTCGAACCGCGGCGTCCGCGACTGGCTCGCGGCCCTGGAATGGGTGCAGCGCAACATCGCCGCGTTCGGCGGCGACCCGGCGCGCGTCACCCTGGCCGGCCAGTCCGCCGGCGGCGGGGCGGTGCTCACCCTCCTCGGCATGCCCGCCGCGCAGCATCTCTTCCACGCCGCGGTCTCGTTCTCAGGGGCCATCGCCGACGTGGCGCCCGATCGCGCGGCGCGCGCCTCTCGCCGCCTCGCGGCGCTGGCCGGCGTGGCGCCCACGCGGGAGGGGTTCACGTCGGTCCCCGAGGAAGAGCTCTGGAAGCTGCAGGAGGCGGCGGGCAGGCCCGAGGATGCCGGCGCCCTCACCGTCGTGCGCGAACTGCTGCACGAGGGACTCCCCTGGGGCCCCCTCGTCGACGGCGAGCTGGTGCCCCGGCCCACCGTCGATGCGCTCGCCGCCGGCATCGGCGCCGACAAGCCCCTGCTGCTCGGAACGACCGACGACGAGTTCACGATGGTCACCGACGGGCTGCGGAAGGTGCTGCGCCTGCTGCCCCCCTCCCTGCCGCTGTCGCTGTTCCTTCCCCGACGGTCGGTGCGGCGCGCGTACCTCGCGGCGAACCGGTCGCTGCGCCGACGCGGCACCGCGGCGACCGTGGGCCGTTACGTCACCGACCGGCTGTTCCGCTCGCTGGTGCTGCGCGTCGCCGACGCCCGCGTCGCCGCCGGCGGCCCGGCCGCGACCTGGGCGTACAGCTTCTCGTGGCCATCTCCCACCCGCCGGTGGGCGCTGCACTGCCTCGACGTGCCGTTCTGGTTCGACTGCCTCGATGCCGTGGGGGTCGCCGACGTCGCCGGGCCCCGGCCGCCGCGTGCGCTCACGGCGGCCCTGCACGGCACGGCGGTCGCGTTCGTGCGCGAGGGCGACCCCGGGTGGACCCCGTGGTCGGCGCAGCCGGGTGTCACGCGGGTCTTCGGCGCACCGGCATCCGCCCCCGACATCATCACCGACGGCTACGCCGGCGCCCGTCCCCTCGTCAGCTGA
- the galK gene encoding galactokinase encodes MTETASTRDAARDLFATLTGHEPIGTWSAPGRVNLIGEHTDYNDGFVFPFATPHRTHVALGTRTDGRIRVVSTFDPVPVEVPLTDLDALFPSEGAPRVPEWSAYPLGVAWALLHAAGLSADAVTGVDLAFASDVPVGAGLSSSAAIEGAAATALADTWGVSADRVTLAQVGRRAENEAVGAPTGIMDQMASMLGQTDAAIFLDCRTLEAQVVDLGFAAAGLELLVIDTHVKHAHATGGYGERRASCEKGAEIMDVPSLRDVSVADLDRAQELMDDVTFRRVRHVVTENQRVLDTVEALRAEGPRAIGALLDASHVSMRDDFEISVPELDTAVEAAVAAGAVGARMTGGGFGGSAIALVAHDRVAAVSDAVTRAFADAGFAAPHLFTVTPSAGAGRDA; translated from the coding sequence GTGACCGAGACCGCCAGCACCCGGGATGCCGCACGCGACCTCTTCGCCACGCTCACGGGCCACGAGCCGATCGGCACCTGGTCGGCGCCGGGCCGGGTGAACCTCATCGGCGAGCACACCGATTACAACGACGGCTTCGTCTTCCCGTTCGCCACGCCCCACCGCACGCACGTCGCGCTCGGGACCCGCACCGACGGCCGCATCCGCGTCGTGTCGACCTTCGACCCCGTGCCCGTCGAGGTTCCGCTGACCGACCTCGACGCGCTGTTCCCGAGCGAGGGCGCCCCGCGCGTCCCCGAGTGGTCGGCGTATCCGCTCGGCGTCGCCTGGGCGCTGCTGCACGCCGCCGGCCTCTCCGCCGACGCCGTGACCGGCGTCGACCTCGCGTTCGCCTCCGACGTGCCGGTCGGAGCCGGCCTGTCGTCGTCGGCGGCCATCGAGGGCGCTGCCGCGACGGCGCTGGCCGACACCTGGGGCGTGAGCGCCGACCGCGTCACCCTCGCCCAGGTGGGCCGCCGCGCCGAGAACGAGGCGGTGGGGGCGCCCACCGGCATCATGGACCAGATGGCGTCGATGCTCGGGCAGACGGATGCCGCGATCTTCCTGGACTGCCGCACGCTCGAGGCCCAGGTGGTGGACCTCGGCTTCGCCGCCGCGGGCCTGGAGCTGCTCGTCATCGACACGCACGTCAAGCACGCGCACGCCACCGGCGGGTACGGCGAGCGCCGGGCGTCGTGCGAGAAGGGCGCCGAGATCATGGACGTGCCGTCGCTGCGCGATGTGTCGGTCGCCGACCTCGACCGGGCGCAGGAGCTCATGGACGACGTCACCTTCCGGCGCGTCCGCCACGTCGTGACCGAGAACCAGCGCGTGCTCGACACCGTCGAGGCCCTGCGCGCAGAAGGCCCCCGCGCGATCGGCGCACTGCTCGACGCCTCGCACGTGTCGATGCGCGACGACTTCGAGATCTCGGTGCCCGAGCTCGACACCGCCGTCGAGGCGGCGGTGGCCGCGGGTGCGGTCGGCGCCCGCATGACCGGCGGCGGCTTCGGCGGCTCCGCCATCGCGCTCGTGGCACACGACCGGGTCGCGGCCGTCTCGGATGCCGTCACGCGCGCGTTCGCCGATGCCGGCTTCGCCGCACCGCACCTGTTCACCGTCACCCCGTCGGCGGGCGCCGGTCGCGACGCCTGA
- a CDS encoding glycoside hydrolase family 3 C-terminal domain-containing protein, with protein sequence MTQRSRPASELTVHEQASLTSGADFWSTKAVERVGVPSIMMTDGPHGLRKQTGAGDHLGLASSVPATCFPPAAGLASSFDADLVERVGAAIGREAAIEDVAVVLGPGINIKRSPLCGRNFEYYSEDPIVAGVLGAAAVRGIQSQGVGASLKHFAANNQETDRLRVSADVDPRPLREIYLRGFERVVTEARPWTVMCAYNRINGVYASEDPWLLTQVLRDEWGFDGLVVSDWGAVEDRVAALAAGLDLEMPASGGRTDAQLVDAVEGGRLAEGALETAAQRVIDLVARAGERPDAPASLDVDAHHALAREAAGRSIVLLKNDGALLPLRRDARVAVIGAFAAVPRYQGAGSSLINPTRLDTALEEIRALSDGGVVFAAGFALDAGGADAADADRPDAGVLVAEAVAAARDAETAVVFVGLPAAEESEGFDREHIDLPAEQLALLDAVLEVNPRTVVVLSHGGVVALPFRDRVPAIVDAWLLGQAGGGATADVLFGEVNPSGKLAETIPLRLADTPAYGNFPGEAGHVRYGEGLFVGYRWYDARQMDIAYPFGHGLSYTSFAYGAPAASVTDAGDLRVALTVTNTGDRAGREVVQVYTSLPGSAVARPPRELKAFASVALDAGETREVELLVARADLAYWDVRADRWVVEGGDYLVAVAASSRDIRGTVTVPVAADEVRLPLTMGSSVGELLGHPVVGPLVQQAMGAMLGGSTGGGIMPDEAMQKMIASFPIGRLAGFPGVPVSYEQLEQLVAVANGVAGT encoded by the coding sequence ATGACACAGCGGTCACGCCCGGCATCCGAACTCACCGTCCACGAGCAGGCGTCGCTCACCAGCGGCGCCGACTTCTGGAGCACCAAGGCCGTCGAACGTGTCGGGGTGCCCTCGATCATGATGACCGATGGGCCGCACGGCCTGCGCAAGCAGACCGGCGCCGGCGACCACCTGGGGCTCGCGTCGAGCGTGCCGGCGACGTGCTTCCCACCGGCGGCGGGCCTGGCCTCGTCGTTCGACGCCGACCTTGTGGAGCGCGTGGGCGCGGCCATCGGGCGGGAGGCGGCGATCGAGGACGTCGCGGTGGTGCTCGGTCCCGGGATCAACATCAAGCGCTCGCCGCTGTGCGGCCGCAACTTCGAGTACTACTCCGAGGACCCCATCGTCGCGGGAGTGCTCGGTGCGGCGGCCGTGCGCGGCATCCAGTCCCAGGGCGTGGGCGCGTCGCTCAAGCACTTCGCCGCCAACAACCAGGAGACCGACCGCCTGCGGGTGAGCGCCGACGTCGACCCGAGGCCGCTCCGCGAGATCTACCTGCGCGGCTTCGAACGGGTGGTGACCGAGGCCCGCCCCTGGACGGTGATGTGCGCCTACAACCGCATCAACGGCGTGTACGCCTCGGAGGATCCGTGGCTGCTGACGCAGGTGCTGCGGGACGAGTGGGGCTTCGACGGGCTCGTCGTGTCGGACTGGGGCGCCGTCGAGGACCGCGTCGCGGCACTGGCAGCAGGGCTCGACCTGGAGATGCCGGCCAGCGGCGGGCGCACCGATGCGCAGCTGGTCGACGCCGTCGAGGGGGGCAGGCTCGCCGAGGGGGCGCTCGAGACCGCGGCGCAGCGGGTCATCGACCTCGTGGCGCGGGCCGGCGAACGCCCCGACGCTCCCGCGTCGCTCGACGTCGACGCGCATCACGCCCTCGCGCGCGAGGCCGCAGGGCGCTCGATCGTGCTGCTGAAGAACGACGGCGCCCTGCTGCCGCTGCGGCGGGACGCGCGCGTGGCCGTCATCGGCGCCTTCGCCGCCGTGCCGCGCTATCAGGGAGCGGGCTCATCGCTCATCAACCCGACCCGGCTCGACACGGCGCTGGAGGAGATCCGCGCCCTGTCCGACGGCGGCGTCGTCTTCGCCGCCGGCTTCGCGCTCGACGCCGGCGGGGCGGATGCCGCCGACGCCGACCGTCCGGATGCCGGCGTGCTGGTGGCCGAGGCCGTCGCAGCCGCGCGCGACGCCGAGACCGCCGTGGTCTTTGTGGGCCTGCCCGCCGCGGAGGAGTCCGAGGGCTTCGACCGCGAGCACATCGACCTTCCCGCGGAGCAGCTCGCACTTCTGGACGCGGTGCTCGAGGTCAACCCGCGCACGGTCGTCGTGCTCTCGCACGGCGGCGTCGTCGCGCTGCCCTTCCGCGACCGGGTGCCGGCGATCGTCGACGCGTGGCTGTTGGGGCAGGCCGGCGGCGGCGCGACCGCCGACGTGCTCTTCGGCGAGGTGAACCCGTCGGGCAAGCTCGCCGAGACGATTCCGCTGCGCCTGGCCGACACCCCCGCCTACGGCAACTTCCCGGGCGAAGCCGGGCACGTGCGCTACGGCGAGGGCCTTTTCGTCGGGTACCGCTGGTACGACGCCCGGCAGATGGACATCGCGTATCCCTTCGGCCACGGGCTGTCGTACACCTCGTTCGCGTACGGGGCGCCTGCGGCATCCGTCACCGACGCCGGTGACCTGCGCGTCGCGCTGACCGTGACCAACACCGGTGACCGGGCGGGGCGAGAGGTCGTGCAGGTCTACACGTCGCTGCCGGGCTCGGCCGTGGCCCGACCGCCGCGGGAGCTGAAGGCGTTCGCGTCGGTGGCGCTCGATGCGGGCGAGACGCGCGAGGTGGAGCTGCTCGTCGCGCGCGCGGACCTCGCGTACTGGGACGTGCGGGCCGACCGGTGGGTGGTCGAGGGTGGGGACTACCTCGTCGCCGTGGCCGCGTCGAGCCGCGACATCCGCGGCACGGTGACCGTCCCCGTCGCGGCAGACGAGGTGCGACTGCCGCTGACCATGGGCTCGTCGGTGGGCGAACTGCTCGGCCACCCGGTCGTCGGCCCCCTCGTGCAGCAGGCGATGGGGGCGATGCTGGGAGGCTCCACCGGCGGCGGGATCATGCCCGACGAGGCGATGCAGAAGATGATCGCGTCGTTCCCGATCGGCCGGCTGGCGGGCTTTCCCGGAGTGCCGGTCTCGTACGAGCAGCTCGAGCAGCTGGTCGCCGTGGCGAACGGAGTCGCGGGGACATGA
- a CDS encoding TetR/AcrR family transcriptional regulator: MDNDEEVSRKVNRGRAAGPENRRALLRAAREVFAEYGLSAPFSAVAKRAGVGQGSLYRHFPDRTALAAALFEENVAAIEAHTAPDDRTLEDLFDVIVDQAVVSTALIDLMVRNRHDAHVVALGDRFRQVVDRLLARELQAGHVGAHVDTADIMLAVGMLAGELARTDEADRAAVATRARKQFRRAFAS; the protein is encoded by the coding sequence GTGGACAACGACGAGGAGGTTTCTCGCAAGGTCAACCGCGGCCGCGCGGCGGGGCCCGAGAACCGTCGCGCGCTCCTCCGTGCCGCCCGGGAGGTGTTCGCCGAGTACGGCCTGTCGGCGCCGTTCTCGGCCGTCGCCAAGCGCGCCGGCGTCGGGCAGGGCAGCCTCTACCGCCATTTCCCCGACCGCACCGCGCTCGCCGCGGCGCTCTTCGAGGAGAACGTCGCGGCGATCGAGGCGCACACCGCGCCCGATGACCGCACGCTCGAGGACCTCTTCGACGTCATCGTGGATCAGGCGGTGGTCTCCACCGCGCTCATCGACCTCATGGTGCGCAACCGCCACGACGCGCACGTGGTGGCCCTCGGTGATCGCTTCCGCCAGGTCGTCGACCGCCTGCTGGCTCGTGAGCTGCAGGCCGGTCACGTCGGCGCCCACGTCGACACCGCCGACATCATGCTCGCCGTCGGCATGCTCGCCGGTGAGCTCGCCCGCACCGACGAGGCCGACCGCGCTGCCGTCGCGACGCGCGCGCGAAAGCAGTTCCGGCGGGCTTTCGCAAGCTGA
- the galT gene encoding galactose-1-phosphate uridylyltransferase: MADGRDLFYYDDPDTTLGPERAVDTRELDPRPATATMRQDILTGDWISIAAARQNRAFLPPAELDPLSPQSPTNPSEIPSRYDVAVFENKSPSFGPALAEAHGDAPAASDPPRGIEDLAHLGLGRTRTSVGRCEVVCFSPEHSGSFGTQSVTRARTVIEAWADRTAALSELPGIEQVFPFENRGEAIGVTLPHPHGQIYAYPYITPRTTRLLDSIDRTAPDLFQRILDFERTGPRVILAGEHWTAFVPFAARWPLEVHLLPHRHVADFAETTDAERDELAPLYLRLLRGVDALYDSPTPYIAAWHQAPVHHGRDTVRLNLQLTSPRRAADKLKFLAGSEAAMGAWIGDVPPETAAERLRAAIEGVSL, encoded by the coding sequence ATGGCCGACGGCCGCGACCTCTTCTACTACGACGACCCCGACACGACGCTCGGCCCCGAGCGCGCCGTGGACACCCGCGAGCTCGACCCGCGGCCGGCCACGGCGACGATGCGCCAGGACATCCTCACCGGCGACTGGATCTCCATCGCCGCCGCGCGGCAGAACCGCGCGTTCCTGCCGCCGGCCGAGCTCGACCCGCTCTCGCCGCAGTCGCCGACCAACCCGTCGGAGATCCCCTCGCGCTACGACGTCGCGGTGTTCGAGAACAAGTCGCCGTCGTTCGGTCCCGCGCTCGCCGAAGCGCACGGCGACGCCCCCGCCGCGAGCGACCCGCCGCGCGGCATCGAGGACCTCGCGCACCTCGGCCTCGGCCGCACCCGCACGTCGGTCGGTCGGTGCGAGGTCGTCTGCTTCAGCCCCGAGCACTCCGGCTCGTTCGGCACGCAGTCCGTCACCCGCGCCCGCACGGTGATCGAGGCCTGGGCCGACCGCACCGCCGCCCTGTCGGAGCTTCCCGGCATCGAGCAGGTCTTCCCCTTCGAGAATCGCGGTGAGGCGATCGGCGTGACCCTCCCCCACCCCCACGGCCAGATCTACGCCTACCCGTACATCACCCCCCGCACGACCCGGCTGCTGGACTCGATCGACCGCACCGCGCCCGACCTCTTCCAGCGCATCCTCGACTTCGAGCGCACCGGGCCCCGTGTCATCCTCGCCGGCGAGCACTGGACCGCCTTCGTGCCGTTCGCGGCGCGCTGGCCGCTGGAAGTGCACCTGCTGCCGCACCGCCACGTCGCCGACTTCGCCGAGACGACCGATGCCGAACGCGACGAGCTCGCGCCGCTCTACCTGCGGCTGCTGCGCGGCGTCGACGCCCTCTACGACTCCCCCACGCCCTACATCGCCGCCTGGCACCAGGCGCCGGTGCACCACGGCCGCGACACCGTGCGCCTGAACCTGCAGCTCACGAGCCCCCGCCGCGCCGCCGACAAGCTCAAGTTCCTCGCCGGCAGCGAGGCGGCCATGGGCGCCTGGATCGGCGATGTTCCCCCCGAAACCGCAGCGGAGCGCCTGCGCGCCGCCATCGAAGGAGTGTCCCTGTGA